The DNA region TCTGGGGCCCATGTCCACCCAGGGCGTGGGTGAGATGGAGGGACGGAGCTCCCCACGGCCAGGGCCCTGCCCCAATCCTTACACCAGCCCCCCACCGCCCGCCCCGTGGGTGCAGGGCACCCCACGCCCCACCTCTGCCCCCAGACCCACCACCCCAGCGCCCCGGTGCCCTCACGCACCTTTCACGGCCCCCACGCCCTGCAGGGTCAGCACTGCCAGCAGCGCCAGCGGGATGCCCCATCCTCCGGCCATCGCCTCTCCTGGCAGCGGGCAGCGAGAGCGGGACCGGACAAGGAGCAGGCGTTGCTCTTGGGCCGGGGAGCTGAGTGCCggggcccccggggccgggggacAGGGCCCCCCCCAGGTGCCCAGCCACTCGGAGGGAGCCCTGCCTCTGACTCGGCTgttcccaggcagagcagcagcacccagcaccccgcagagcagacagacggacagacgcTCTGGCAGGGCTCCGCAGGGGCGCACTGTTGAACTTGGGCTGCGCACGCCCCCGGAGAgggctttggggagggggcaggtggGGGCCGCCGAGGCCGGGGAGCCCCAGTGCCGGCGGGGgccggcagccccctccccggggtcGCTGCCCCAGCGCGGACCAAGTGTCAGCGGGAGCCCTGCGGGGCCCGGCTCTGCCTGGTGACGGGTGATGCTGCccagcctcgctcctcactggtCCTCGCTGGgactcccagccccagcactgggcaGGAGCGGGGCCATACCCCAAAGCGGCAGAGTCCGGCTCTcctggggggtcccagcaccTTTCCAGCTTCTGCTGTGAGCAGCGATGGAGACCGGTCGTGTCCTGGGAGCTGGGGCCGTGCTGGTGGCGCTGGTGGTGCTGGGAGCCCAGCCGGGCGGTGGCCAGGAGACCTCAGGTGAGCTCAGAGCCGGGGCACGGGGAGGGTGTTGGTGGGGTTGGATCCCACACGTGCCCTGGCAGGTGCTGGGGGTCTGGGGTTGGGGGGCTGCTGAgaggcccccccccagcccctgggaccACCCTGCAAGTGGGGGAGACCCGCCCCCACCGAATCCCTCGTCCTGTCATCTGTCCCCCGTGGGCCCTGGGAGCAGCGGGCTCCAGGTGAGACCCGGTTCCCAAACGGTTTGGGGATGACGCTCCCCGCCCTCGCTGAACCCCGGGAAGCGCCTCTTGGCCCAGTTCTGCTctggctccctcctgcccctcctttcccctgGGCTCTGTCCCCTCCAGCCCTCTCCAGTCCACAGGCGGAGAAACGGAGTCCTTGCGGGGTCAGGATCCCATCGCCAGTCCTAGAGCAGCTGTGTGGCtctgggggaggctgggaggagaatggtggtggggagggggcccCACGgtgcctccctgccctcccatGACCTGCTGTCCCACACAAACAGGGTTTTTCCAGGAGATGTATAAGCGTGAGTGTCTGTTCCTCAATGGCACCAAGAATGTCAGGTTTCTGGATAAGTACATGTACAACCGGGAGCAGAGGGCGCACTTTGACAGCGATGTGGGTCACTTTGTGGCTGACACCCCCCTGGGTGAGCCTGATGCCAAGTACTGGAACAGCCAGACAGAGTTCCTGGAGGACAGACGGAGTGCGGTGGACAGGTTCTGCCGACACAACTACGAGGTGGTGACCCCTTTCACCGTGGAGAGGAGAGGTGAGTGCGTGCCAGAACTTTTCCCTGGGGGACGGGCCCACGCCAAGCCCCTGTGCTCCCAGGATGGGAGAAACAGTTTGTGCCGTGCTTGGTCCTGTCCCCGGGCAAAGCCCCTGCGCCCTTCCACAAGGACGCGAGTCCCTCGTACCCTCGCTGGGCATGTCCTGCGTGGGACCGCTGGTCCAGGCTGGGGGCCAGCACGCAAGGTGgcccctgggctctgccagccccctgccagctCTCTCTCGCTCTCCCCCAGTTGAGCCCAAGGTGAGGGTCTCCCCCATGCAGTCGAGTTCCCTGCCCCAGACCAACAGGCTGGTTTGCTACGTGACGGGGTTTTACCCCGCGGAGATTGAAGTGAAGTGGTTCAAGAACGGGCGGGAGGAGACGGAGCACGTGGTGTCCACGGACATGATCCAGAACGGAGACTGGACCTACCAGGTGCTGGTGATGCTGGAAACCACCCCGCAGCGCGGGGACACCTACGTGTGCCAGGTGGAGCACGTCAGCCTGCAGCACCCCATCACCCAGCAGTGGGGTAAGGCCCTGCCCTGTCCGGCAGCCTGGTTGGGTGGGGTCCAAGCCCCTGGTCCCGCTGAGGAGTGGGAcggggcccccccagccctgacgCCCTGCTCTCGTCCCCGCAGAGGTGCAGTCGGACGCCGCCAGGAGCAAGATGCTCACGGGGGTGGGGGGCTTCGTGCTGGGGCTCATCTTCCTGGCACTGGGGCTCTTCCTCTACATGCGCAAGAAGGTGAGAGCCATCGGGAGACTGGGTGGGGGGTGCCTGGGGTGTCTCCTGTGCGTGGGGTGGGGGCTGCGGTTCTGCCCCTGCTCTGACGCTGACCTCGTCTCTCTGTGTTTCAGGGCGCCTcgttccccaggctgcaggtaaTGTCTGCCCATCTCCCCTGACCCTGCTCCACCCTCCCCTTGTGGGCTGGTCCCCACCTGCTCCCAATGGCAGCGTGTCCGTATGGAGCGTGTCCCTCAATAGCGTCGGGGCAGAGCCCTGGGGACACGCCAGCCCGGTGGTCaccccctcttctctccccacagAGCTCCTGAATGAACTCCTGCCCCTGAGGATCTGCTCCGCCACTGTCCGTCCTCTGCCCCCCAGCGTCGCCTCTGCCTCACGCTGCCCCATCCCGGAGCCCCACGTCCCCGCACTGATCCCCGGGGTTaccccctccctcccatcccAACCCAGCTGGGCTGTCGGGCTCTGCAGCCCCGGGGTCCCCAGGGCCCTGTGACGGTGGCCCTCAGCTGCTCCGGCTCTGCCTAATAAAATGTCCCAGTATCCTCCGGCCCTGGTTGTTTGGGGacagtggggcagggggggtcaCTCCCTTCCCTGTGCGCACGAGTCCATGACAGGACTCTGAGTCCTCAGCAGGGACCAGACGTGCTTGGGGCTGCCAAAACTGAGGGGACACTGCGAGGGGGGGCCAACACCCCTTCCCCTCGGAGGTGTGGGGGGGCGGGCGGCAGGGCCTGCCTCTAGGATGGATCAGGGCTGGGGACGGGGATGAGGGGTCATGAGTCCCCTCACCTGCTCTGGTGGGTGGCTCTGTGTCCCCCTCCCGGTGCCAGACCCCGCTgtggtggggggagcagggccctggggtggggggggccccACTTAGTGATGGCCGCTCCGCTCACGGGGTGCAGCCCTGCACCCCAACACGGCACCCACCACGCCAGCCCCTCAGCACCCCCCATCGCCCTCTTCCCCACCACACTGTATCACCAGGATGAGCAGGGCGCCAGTGAACAGAACGAGTGGTGCCAGGCCGTCCCCAACCACCTTTACTGCTGCTCGGAAGCACCCCAGAGCCTGGGAAGGCAGAGCCCCGGTTAGTGGGGTGCGCATGGGGCACGGCAAGGCGGCAGCGGTGGtgtggagcggggggggggggacacacggggcaGGGGTGTGGGGCGCAGGGCTTGGccgaggggacacagctgggacgtGAGGGCAAGGGTTGGTAGGGGCTGGAGGGCTGAGAGGGCACCCTGGGCCCTGCCCTCTCACAAGACGCCCCGCTGGTTGCGGGCGCTGTTCATCTTCATGGCCTTGATGATGAGGATGGTGCCCGCGATGATGCCGATGATGCCCACGGCCAGGCCCAGGGCGCACACCAGGGTCTCGGTGCTCTCGGAGGCGGGGAGGGGCAGCTGGGGTTCTGCGGAGGGGGGAGGGTGGGTGAGGATGGGGCGCTGAGCCCCCCTCGCTGCCTGCAAggggaggggacccaggcgtccgggccccagcccggcccccctcctcaccccagtgCTTCAGGAGGGTGGTGGGCAGCCCCCAGTGCTCCACGCGGCAGTCGTAGTAGTCCCCCCGGGTGGGGATGAAGGGCAGGTAGGAGAACTTGCGGAAGCTGTGGTCCTCCCGGGGGTAGAAAACGGTCTCGAGGACGCCGTCCGTCACCACCTGCCCGTTCCTCAGCCACGTGATGGTGATGACGGATGGCCAGAACTTGTCCACGTAGCAGATCAGGATGTTGGGGTCCCCCAGCTCCACGGGGTCCTCGGAGAACACCGTCACCTCAGGTGGCACTGGCGGGGGATGGAGAAGGGGTTACTGCAGTCTCGGgtcagccaggctctgctgccccCCGCTGGGCTGGGGCCTCCTGCCCCACCGACCTGGCCCCCTTGTGCTCCACCACCCACCCAGGGAGACCCCGCAGCCCGGCTTGGGGCTGTGCCCAGGTCCCCACGCGCTCCAGGGGAGCAGGGTGCCGTGCACCCCGCTGGCGGCTGGGCCGCAGGGTGTGGGAGCAACAGCCCTGGCAGCGTCCCCGGGGGTGAAGGCGCTGGCCGTGCTGCGGCCGGGTTGTTACCGATGGTGGCCTGCGAGCGGTTGGACCTTTGAATCATGATCTCCAAGTTCTGTTTTGCTACTGCCATGTTCTGCAGAGCTCCCTGTGCCTCGAAGGTGGCGAAGTTCCCAAACTCGGGCAGGCGCCAGACGGTCTCTGTCTTCTGCAGGTCCACGTGGAAGATCTCGTCCCCATCGAAATCAAACATGAACTCGCCGCCCTCCTGCTGCAGCGTCTCAGCCCGCTGGTAGAATTCGGCCTGGATCAACACGTTGTGCACTGGGAAGGGACAGGCATTAGGGTCAGTGCCCTTCCCGCTGCTGCAGGGCTCGCCCCGACTCCCCACAGGCTCCCCCTGGGGACACTGCGTGTGTGCAAGGAGGCCCTGATGGGGAGAAGGGCCCACCTGgagcctccctctctcccttccggCAGGggtcccacagggctgggcaggtgCCGACACCCACCCCTCCCCAGGAAAGGGAGCGCTCGGACAcccgctctgcccccagcccccaactccagcacctccatgccaCCAGGAGGTTTCCCTTCCTCatctcctggggctggggctggtggcaggCTTTGGGACCACCGGCACCTGTCCCCAGAGGTGCTGCGGGGTGGGGTGGTGGTCCCAGGTCCCCAAGGACTTGGGCACTGGCTGTCCTGCCCCATGCACAAACCCCACCTGGGCCAGGCCACATGGGGCACAGCCGCCGCGAAGGGAGGAGACCCAGGAGCGGTGGGTGCTGCGGGGACCTgacccctggggctggggcactGGGGGGTAAGAGGGCAGGGAGACCTGGGCCGGGGGACGTCCAGGAATGAGTGTCTGGGGCCCATGTCCACCCAGGGCGTGGGTGAGATGGAGGGACGGAGCTCCCCACGGCCAGGGCCCTGCCCCAATCCTTACACCAGCCCCCCACCGCCCGCCCCGTGGGTGCAGGGCACCCCACGCCCCACCTCTGCCCCCAGACCCACCACCCCAGCGCCCCGGTGCCCTCACCCACCTTTCACGGCCCCCGCGCCCTGCAGGGTCAGCACTGCCAGCAGCGCCAGCGGGATGCCCCATCCTCCGGCCATCGCCTCTCCTGGCAGCGGGCAGCGAGAGCGGGACCGGACAAGGAGCAGGCGTTGCTCTTGGGCCGGGGAGCTGAGTGCCggggcccccggggccgggggacAGGGCCCCCCCCAGGTGCCCAGCCACTCGGAGGGAGCCCTGCCTCTGACTCGGCTgttcccaggcagagcagcagcacccagcaccccgcagagcagacagacggacagacgcTCTGGCAGGGCTCCGCAGGGGCGCACTGTTGAACTTGGGCTGCGCACGCCCCCGGAGAgggctttggggagggggcaggtggGGGCCGCCGAGGCCGGGGAGCCCCAGTGCCGGCGGGGgccggcagccccctccccggggtcGCTGCCCCAGCGCGGACCAAGTGTCAGCGGGAGCCCTGCGGGGCCCGGCTCTGCCTGGTGACGGGTGATGCTGCccagcctcgctcctcactggtCCTCGCTGGgactcccagccccagcactgggcaGGAGCGGGGCCATACCCCAAAGCGGCAGAGTCCGGCTCTcctggggggtcccagcaccTTTCCAGCCTCTGCTGTGAGCAGCGATGGAGACCGGTCGTGTCCTGGGAGCTGGGGCCGTGCTGGTGGCGCTGGTGGTGCTGGGAGCCCAGCCGGGCGGTGGCCAGGAGACCTCAGGTGAGCTCAGAGCCGGGGCACGGGGAGGGTGTTGGTGGGGTTGGATCCCACACGTGCCCTGGCAGGTGCTGGGGGTCTGGGGTTGGGGGGCTGCTGAgaggcccccccccagcccctgggaccACCCTGCAGGTGGGGGAGACCCGCCCCCACCGAATCCCTCGTCCTGTCATCTGTCCTCCGTGGGCCCTGGGAGCAGCGGGCTCCAGGTGAGACCCGGTTCCCAAACGGTTTGGGGATGATGCTCCCCGCCCTCGCTGAATCCCGGGAAGCGCCTCTTGGCCCAGTTCTGCTctggctccctcctgcccctcctttcccctgGGCTCTGTCCCCTCCAGCCCTCTCCAGTCCCCAGGCGGAGAAACGGAGTCCTTGCGGGGTCAGGATCCCATCGCCAGTCCTAGAGCAGCTGTGTGGCtctgggggaggctgggaggagaatggtggtggggaggggggcccCACGgtgcctccctgccctcccatGACCTGCTGTCCCACACAAACAGGGTTTTTCCAGGAGATGTATAAGTCTGAGTGTCTGTTCCTCAATGGCACCAAGAATGTCAGGTTTCTGGAAAAGTACATCTACAACCGGGAGCAGAGGGCGCACTTTGACAGCGATGTGGGTCACTTTGTGGCTGACACCCCCCTGGGTGAGCCTAGTGCCAAGTACTGGAACAGCCAGACAGAGTTCCTGGAGGACAGCCGAAGTGCGGTGGACACATACTGTCGACACAACTACGAGGTGGGGACCCCTTTCACCGTGGAGAGGAGAGGTGAGTGCGTGCCAGAACTTTTCCCTGGGGGACGGGCCCACGCCAAGCCCCTGTGCTCCCAGGATGGGAGAAACAGTTTGTGCCGTGCTTGGTCCTGTCCCCGGGCAAAGCCCCTGCGCCCTTCCACAAGGACGCGAGTCCCTCGTACCCTCGCTGGGCATGTCCTGCGTGGGACCGCTGGTCCAGGCTGGGGGCCAGCACGCAAGGTGgcccctgggctctgccagccccctgccagctCTCTCTCGCTCTCCCCCAGTTGAGCCCAAGGTGAGGGTCTCCCCCATGCAGTCGAGTTCCCTGCCCCAGACCAACAGGCTGGTTTGCTACGTGACGGGGTTTTACCCCGCGGAGATTGAAGTGAAGTGGTTCAAGAACGGGCGGGAGGAGACGGAGCACGTGGTGTCCACGGACATGATCCAGAACGGAGACTGGACCTACCAGGTGCTGGTGATGCTGGAAACCACCCCGCAGCGCGGGGACACCTACGTGTGCCAGGTGGAGCATGTCAGCCTGCAGCACCCCATCACCCAGCAGTGGGGTAAGGCCCTGCCCTGTCCGGCAGCCTGGTTGGGTGGGGTCCAAGCCCCTGGTCCTGCTGAGGAGTGGGAcggggcccccccagccctgacgCCCTGCTCTCGTCCCCGCAGAGGTGCAGTCGGACGCCGCCAGGAGCAAGATGCTCACGGGGGTGGGGGGCTTCGTGCTGGGGCTCATCTTCCTGGCACTGGGGCTCTTCCTCTACATGCGCAAGAAGGTGAGAGCCGTCGGGAGACTGGGTGGGGGGTGCCTGGGGTGTCTCCTGTGCGTGGGGCGGGGGCTGCGGTTCTGCCCCTGCTCTGACGCTGACCTCGTCTCTCTGTGTTTCAGGGCGCCTcgttccccaggctgcaggtaaTGTCTGCCCATCTCCCCTGACCCTGCTCCACCCTCCCCTTGTGGGCTGGTCCCCACCTGCTCCCAATAGCAGGGTGTCCATATGGAGTGTGTCCCTCAATAGCGTCGGGGCAGAGCCCTGGGGACACGCCAGCCCGGTGGTCACCCCCTCTTCTCTCCCTACAGAGCTCCTGAATGAACTCCTGCCCCTGAGGATCTGCTCCACCACTGTCCGTCCTCTGCACCCCAGCGTCGCCTCTGCCTCACGCTGCCCCGTCCCGGAGCCCCACGTCCCCGCACTGATCCCCGGggtcaccccctccctcccatcccAACCCAGCTTGGCTGTCGGGCTCTGCAGCCCCGGGGTCCCCAGGGCCCTGTGACGGTGGCCCTCAGCTGCTCCGGCTCTGCCTAATAAAATGTCCCAGTATCCTCCGGCCCTGGTTGTTTGGGGACAGTGGGGCAGGGGTGGATCACTCCCTTCCCTGTGCCCACGAGTCCATGACAGGGCTCCAAGTCTTCAGCGGGGACCAGACGTGCTTGGGGCTACCAAAACTGGGGGGACACTGCGACGGGGGGCCAACACCCCTTcccctgggatggggggggggctgggcggCAGGGCCTGCCTCTAGGATGGATCAGGGCTGAGGACAGGGACGAGGGGTCATGAGTCCCCTCACCTGCTCTGGTGGGTGGCTCCATGTGCCAGACCCCGCTGTGGTGGGGGGAGCcaggccctggggtggggggggggcccaTTTGGTGATGGCTACTCCGCTCACAGGGcgccccctgcaccccaacacGGCACCCACCAcgccagccccacagccccccccagtCACCCTGTTCCCCACCACACCGTATCACCAGGATTAGCAGGGCGCCGATGAACAGAACGAGTGGTGCCAGGCCGTCCCCAACCACCTTTACTGCTGCTCGGAAGCACCCCAGAGCCTGGGAAGGCAGAGCCCTGGTCAGTGGGGTACGCATGGGGCAAGGCAAGGCGGCAGCGGTGGTGtggagcggggggtgggggggacacggggcaggGGTGTGGGGCGCAGGGCTTGGccgaggggacacagctgggacgtGAGGACAAGGGTTGGTAGGGGCTGGAGGGCTGAGAGGGCACCCTGGGCCCTGCCCTCTCACAAGACGCCCCGCTGGTTGCGGGCACTGTTcatcttccccaggctgcaggtaaCATGTCTCCCCctgaccccccagccccccacaaTTACTGATTTCTCCCCTTTCTCACCCCCCCCACCTTCTCGCAGCGCACCTGAAATCAAACTCCAGCCCATGCAGATCTGCTCCATCACCAGAAtctcttcccgccccccccccccccgccatcataCCCATAGGCACTGTGGAATAATAAAGTGGGATGGAGAGCCAGGCATGGGGTGTTCCATGCTTCGGATTCCTCTGGGAGCGGAAAAtgatgggaagggggggggaaagggagcagCACCCTCCTCCTGCTGGTATGGAACTGGGAGGGGGGTAACAGCTGAGTGACACAACAGCCTGGCTCAACTcgaataatattttctttatttacatgTTAAAGAATCGAAACGTTCGAAACATACAATAAGATGAAAACACGGCTCTAAGGGTCTAAGGAGGGGTGAGGGGGGCAGTGGGCggggggaaggaaaaagtaaaacaaaacccccaaaaaacaaaataaaacaagtagaaaaaaattatacagtcaACATAAAAAACAGGcggcccctccctccccccttccccacacGGGAACATGCTGCCCTGATcgtctgctgggggggggggggatctggtGTGTGTGGGGGCGTGTTATGTACAAAGCGCGTCCCTGGGGCCCCCGCCAGCACAACGCGGcgtcaataaattaaaaatcctcCACAGacgaggggaaggggagggcagcGGCTGCCCCCGGAGGGGGGGTTGAGTAGGGAGGGGTCCtagccacccccccccctcccagcaaaCCCCAACTGGGGACTCTCAAACcactcccctgccccagggctttgccccccccccttcttttttaaaagatttttttttctctctttttttttttttcttaaaaacccccaaatttttcccctttttggaaaaaaatcccacaagtcagggaagaagaagaagaaaaaaaaaaaaggaaaaaagcaagaaccCCCCAACCTAAAACAACAAACAGTAAaacctgttgggggggggggggggaaggaggaggaagaggaagaggaggagggaggcccaaccctgcagccagggcccccccccccttcccctgcaatGCCTCTGGCCTGTAAACACTTGGGgtccccccccctcaccccctcttctctccccccctcctcctccttgcccccAACCCCTCCCCATCAGCCCTGGGTGGGGTAGGGGGCTCTGCCTGCCGGGTGAAGGGCCCCCCCCTCAGTCCGATTCAACCTGGATCCGGTCCCGCAGAACCTCTTTTTTCCAAAGCCACCCGTGTTCCGGCTCAGCCGCGCCCTCGTGGGGAGAGACGCAAGATTCCTCTAACCCGAATCCGAATCGCTGGTGTCCGAGGATGACGAActggaactggaactactggaatcCGAACTGGAACTGGAGGCGCTGAGGCGAGATACGGCCACTTGCTGAGCCGATTCCGGTTTTTCGCTGGCTGCAAGGTAAAACAGCGGCAAGGTTCAGCCATGTGCGATGATGGAAGAGGAAGTGGGGAGGCGGAAGAGGAAGCAGGGAGGCCGAAGAGGAAGCAGGGAGGCCATCCCCATCCTCTATGCGCTCACCCTTTttagggggttttttggtggaaTTGAGTTGGCCGCTGACATCCTGCAGCCGCTTCTCCAGCTCCCGTTTCTTCTCCAGCGCCAGCTCCTCTTTCGTCTTCCCCACCGGCTTCTTCATGGctgcagagagaaaggagggggctCGGTTTGGGACtcagcccccactccccccagccccccaaaaccctcctggCATCAACCCCACGGCACTTACTTTCACTGTAAGGTTTACGGGGTTTCTTCCGCAGGCAGGAGAGAACGTAGCGCTCCAACTCCCGCAGCGTCGAAGGTTTGAGGGTCTCGAAATCAATCTCGATCTCCTCAGGGTTGGAATCACGCAGGGAAGGTTCTCGCGACTGGATGATATGCACCACCCGCCCCAATTTTTCGCCCGGTAATTTGTTGATGTCTAAACTAAGTTGACGTTTTTCATCGTAAGTCATGGGtttgctctcctcctcttcctctgaatCGTAAAGCACCGGCGGCGGTGGCAACGTCGCTTTAGCCGTTTTCTTCGAGTTCCTGCAGGGAGAGAATGGATGGCACAGTGGCATCAAGGGCTGCCCCAAAAatccaacaccccccccccccccccccaaaaaccaacccctaatccccccatccctggggctggcagcactcAGACAAGGTTTGGCTTGTTCCAGTCGGTTTCTCGCCACGGTCGCTCTGCCGGGGAAAGTGTCATCACAGCCGCTGCCCGCACCCACGCCACCCCAGCGCTGCACTCACTTGGAACCGCCGCCTCCACCAgtcccgccgccaccaccaccggcTTTCTTGGCTTTACGGAGCTGGGCCTGGCGCGCCCGGGCTTCCTCGTCGCCTCCCCGGCCTTTGTGCTtctctgatttcttcttttttttcttttctcgcTTCTTTTTGGGTTTGGAAACGGGGCCCTGTGAGAGGGCAGCCAGCTGCTCGTGCACGGCCCGCAGCTGTGGGGGGAGACAGGGGGTGAGGCGGGcatggggagcgggcccgggaaACGGCACGGATCCTTCTCCGGCCCtcacctgctcctgcagctcGGCCAAGCGATTGGCACGTTCCTCCTCTGAGTCAGAACTCTCCTCGCTCTCTGATGAACTCTCGCTGCTGCTCTCGTCCTCGTCGTCATCTTCATCGTCCTCATCATCCTCATCCTCGTCGCTGGAGGACTCCTCGGAGGACGATTTGGAGAGGGCGCCAGTAAGCGGGGCTGACACCGAGGGCGGGCTGGCGTCCTGCGGCTCATCTGGCATCTTGGCGTAGCTGAACTCAAAGACGTCCTGCAAGGGTAGCGGGGTCAGCGCGgcgagcgggcgggggggggggggtcggcgggTGGAGCGGGGGGGACAGGACACCCACCACCCCACTTACCTGCAGCTTGCGGGCCATGGCCACCACATCGTGGTCAGGCGGGTTGTATTTGTAGCAGTTGGAGAACATTAACCGGACGTCAGCGGCGAATTCCTGCGCGTCGTGGTAATCCCGGTTCTCCATCTTCCGCTACGGGGAGAGAAAACGGTAAGCGGGAGCTCCCGGGTCCCCATGGGGAGTGGGAGGAAACACAGGAAAGCCACAGAGCCACACCCAAAAAGGCTCCTCCATTCCCTTTCTCCTGCCCCACCTTGATGGTGCTGAGGTCCATGGGGTGCTTGATGATCTCATGGTAGTCGTGCAGCCCCAGGGCCGAGGCATCAACGGGCTTGTAGAAGGGCCAGGCGTAGGCTGCGTGCTTCTTGGAGAGCAGCTCCTTGAGGATCCCATTGCAGTACTTGAGCTGCTCTGATAGTTTACCCTTCTTGGATGTCTGGTGCTGTTGCGAATCCGGTAAATCCTTCTTGGGGGGTTTGATGGGGCGGCCGCTCTCCCGACGTGCGGGGATCTTGGCCGCCTTGGCCTCCAAGAGTGTGGCGGAGGGCGAGGACTCTCCGCTGGTGGCGATGATGGccgtggtggtgggggtggtggtgtccgCTTTCCGCTTCACGCCCTTTTTCtgtcaaaagaaaagggaaaagaaccacgtgaggctgggggggggggggggggggggggggggggagaagccggCCCCATACTCCAGTCCCACAGAGCCTGCCCCACGGCCAGGGCCTGCCCTCCTCCTACCTTGGCCACGGGCTGGGTGGGAGCAGGCGCAGCCAGGACGGCCGGGGCAGTGGAGTGCAACGACTTGAGGAGCGGAGCGGAAATCACGGATGGGTGGGGAATGTTGACTATGGTGGTGGGGATGTCAGGGCTTGGGGTGTAGACTGCGGTGTGGGACACCGAGGAGACAGCCGGCACTTGCTGAGCAGCCGTGAGTCCCGCCAGGAGCGCTGGGCCAAGACAAGAAGCCCCCCCCCGCCGTTAGCACCGCTGCCACCCCCAAGCAGTCGTTCCATCCCATGTGGTGTCACCATACCTGCTGCCCGGGACGCTCCCTTCTTATGACTGTTCTTGGCCACCGGCACCACGATCTCCTGCTCTTCTGGTGGCATCTGGGCCACCTTCTGCAGGAAAATCTTCTCCAGGGTTTGGGCCATCAGCACAATGTCATCGGTGGGCTGCAGGGAAGACCGGAGGCACTGTCAAGAGCTTGCCAAGAAGGTACCACGGGACTCGCCGGTGGCACCAGCGTGGTTCTCACCTTGTTGTAGATGTAGCAGTTGGTGAACATGGTGTTGAAGTCCTGCATGCACTCTGCAGCCCCCCAGTAATAGTTGTTCTCCAAGCGTCGCTTGATTGTCCCCATGTCCATGGGCTGCTTGATGATCTTGTGGTAGTCCTGCCGACAAAGAATACGGGACCGATGGTCAGGGACACACTGG from Accipiter gentilis chromosome 36, bAccGen1.1, whole genome shotgun sequence includes:
- the BRD2 gene encoding bromodomain-containing protein 2 isoform X2, producing the protein MLQNVNPQSKILGEGNAGLMGLATESTPGKRIRKPSLLYEGFESPTMASVPALQSPQVNPPPPEVSNPKKPGRVTNQLQYLHKVVMKALWKHQFAWPFRQPVDAVKLGLPDYHKIIKQPMDMGTIKRRLENNYYWGAAECMQDFNTMFTNCYIYNKPTDDIVLMAQTLEKIFLQKVAQMPPEEQEIVVPVAKNSHKKGASRAAALLAGLTAAQQVPAVSSVSHTAVYTPSPDIPTTIVNIPHPSVISAPLLKSLHSTAPAVLAAPAPTQPVAKKKGVKRKADTTTPTTTAIIATSGESSPSATLLEAKAAKIPARRESGRPIKPPKKDLPDSQQHQTSKKGKLSEQLKYCNGILKELLSKKHAAYAWPFYKPVDASALGLHDYHEIIKHPMDLSTIKRKMENRDYHDAQEFAADVRLMFSNCYKYNPPDHDVVAMARKLQDVFEFSYAKMPDEPQDASPPSVSAPLTGALSKSSSEESSSDEDEDDEDDEDDDEDESSSESSSESEESSDSEEERANRLAELQEQGPVSKPKKKREKKKKKKSEKHKGRGGDEEARARQAQLRKAKKAGGGGGGTGGGGGSKNSKKTAKATLPPPPVLYDSEEEEESKPMTYDEKRQLSLDINKLPGEKLGRVVHIIQSREPSLRDSNPEEIEIDFETLKPSTLRELERYVLSCLRKKPRKPYSETMKKPVGKTKEELALEKKRELEKRLQDVSGQLNSTKKPPKKASEKPESAQQVAVSRLSASSSSSDSSSSSSSSSSSDTSDSDSG
- the BRD2 gene encoding bromodomain-containing protein 2 isoform X1, with translation MLQNVNPQSKILGEGNAGLMGLATESTPGKRIRKPSLLYEGFESPTMASVPALQSPQVNPPPPEVSNPKKPGRVTNQLQYLHKVVMKALWKHQFAWPFRQPVDAVKLGLPDYHKIIKQPMDMGTIKRRLENNYYWGAAECMQDFNTMFTNCYIYNKPTDDIVLMAQTLEKIFLQKVAQMPPEEQEIVVPVAKNSHKKGASRAAALLAGLTAAQQVPAVSSVSHTAVYTPSPDIPTTIVNIPHPSVISAPLLKSLHSTAPAVLAAPAPTQPVAKKKGVKRKADTTTPTTTAIIATSGESSPSATLLEAKAAKIPARRESGRPIKPPKKDLPDSQQHQTSKKGKLSEQLKYCNGILKELLSKKHAAYAWPFYKPVDASALGLHDYHEIIKHPMDLSTIKRKMENRDYHDAQEFAADVRLMFSNCYKYNPPDHDVVAMARKLQDVFEFSYAKMPDEPQDASPPSVSAPLTGALSKSSSEESSSDEDEDDEDDEDDDEDESSSESSSESEESSDSEEERANRLAELQEQLRAVHEQLAALSQGPVSKPKKKREKKKKKKSEKHKGRGGDEEARARQAQLRKAKKAGGGGGGTGGGGGSKNSKKTAKATLPPPPVLYDSEEEEESKPMTYDEKRQLSLDINKLPGEKLGRVVHIIQSREPSLRDSNPEEIEIDFETLKPSTLRELERYVLSCLRKKPRKPYSETMKKPVGKTKEELALEKKRELEKRLQDVSGQLNSTKKPPKKASEKPESAQQVAVSRLSASSSSSDSSSSSSSSSSSDTSDSDSG
- the BRD2 gene encoding bromodomain-containing protein 2 isoform X3, producing MDMGTIKRRLENNYYWGAAECMQDFNTMFTNCYIYNKPTDDIVLMAQTLEKIFLQKVAQMPPEEQEIVVPVAKNSHKKGASRAAALLAGLTAAQQVPAVSSVSHTAVYTPSPDIPTTIVNIPHPSVISAPLLKSLHSTAPAVLAAPAPTQPVAKKKGVKRKADTTTPTTTAIIATSGESSPSATLLEAKAAKIPARRESGRPIKPPKKDLPDSQQHQTSKKGKLSEQLKYCNGILKELLSKKHAAYAWPFYKPVDASALGLHDYHEIIKHPMDLSTIKRKMENRDYHDAQEFAADVRLMFSNCYKYNPPDHDVVAMARKLQDVFEFSYAKMPDEPQDASPPSVSAPLTGALSKSSSEESSSDEDEDDEDDEDDDEDESSSESSSESEESSDSEEERANRLAELQEQLRAVHEQLAALSQGPVSKPKKKREKKKKKKSEKHKGRGGDEEARARQAQLRKAKKAGGGGGGTGGGGGSKNSKKTAKATLPPPPVLYDSEEEEESKPMTYDEKRQLSLDINKLPGEKLGRVVHIIQSREPSLRDSNPEEIEIDFETLKPSTLRELERYVLSCLRKKPRKPYSETMKKPVGKTKEELALEKKRELEKRLQDVSGQLNSTKKPPKKASEKPESAQQVAVSRLSASSSSSDSSSSSSSSSSSDTSDSDSG